The Castanea sativa cultivar Marrone di Chiusa Pesio chromosome 4, ASM4071231v1 sequence tatttgatgtTTGTGACcttatttctaaatgaaattaTGGGTATTTTTGAAGGGGggaatcctcttatatatagcATAtgcatatatgtgtgtaaataTGTCTATATgtgcgtgtgtatatatatatttatatatatatatatatgtatatttagtGTGTGCGCGCTCGCTCTGGAcggttttattttagttgggaTGATATACAATTGTTTGGTTAGctctaaagatttttttttttcttctggtaaatagtaaaaattcataGCTTCTCAGTTTGAGTTGGAAACTATGTGAGAATTGCTAGTAGTAATAGACATCCATatatagggtctgtttggttagaCGTTTTGGGAGCTTAAAGCAGCATTTCTAAAAAATCCAAAGCTCTGTTTTGCAACCACAACTCCTcataacttttttacaaacaatcattttaaactcaaaacgCTGCTTATACAAACGCACGCATAAATGCACATGttatttttgggggggggggtgtttttCTGCATTTTTGCCGTAGAATTTAGTACCTGAGaactataaaatataaactgATAGTGATCCTAGGAGTTATTTGCATTTTCTGTGTGTATTGATTAATGGGGttcttttggtttttccttGTGTGTTTTGTGTGGGGTAGACCTACATGTTCAAGTATGATACAGTTCACGGTCAGTGGAAGCATCATGATATAAAGGTTAAGGACTCTAAGACTCTTCTCTTTGGCGAGAAGGCCGTCACTGTCTTTGGTGTCAGGTACTCTTCTAGACTGTCTGTGATAAATGAATGCAATTGTAATCGATATGTCTTGAAAATGTGTTGGCGGATTATGGTTGTAAATGCCATTTGAACGATTTGTAGGAACCCAGAGGAGATTCCTTGGGGTGAGTGCGGAGCTGATATCGTTGTAGAGTCCACTGGAGTGTTCACTGACAAGGAAAAGGCTGCTGCTCACTTGAAGGTTTGTCATtgccactgccactgccactgccactCTTCTatcatataatttttgtttatagttTCATTCCAACCTACTTTTGCAAAAACCACCCCCTCACTATGCCATCTCCCATCATTTGTAGCACATAATTAGGGCTGAGCCAAATACTACATGTCATaatttgttcatttaattttattttgaacactAGCTGAGCTCAAGATCATCACTAAGCTAAATTACATGCTTAAACttggttcaattttttgtcaaaCAAGTTTGAGCTTGTTTACAATCTACTTAATTGACTTTTATTTCCTTACTTATAGGGAACACCACGATTAAAAATGATcaatcaaattataattgagATCAgattatttgagttaattagatagaattatttttgtttcagaactaataaaaaatagattcaCTAACCTTTTAGTATTAAGATGGactttttgtattataaataaattataaatataatttgatcTCTGATGAGCTTATTTACAATCTTACACTATCCAGTTACAAGGCCATGTAATTATATCTACATGAATACATAAGACATAAACATTAGTATCATCTGTGAGCTTGGATTATCTAATAGTCTGAGTTTGAACATGGGCTTTAGTTTGTTTCATTTGCCAAATAACAACTACAAACATGTCTTTTCTTGAGTGAAACCTGAGTTGTTTATAATCAGCTCTCTTCACTTACAGCCCTACATGTTGCTTAGTCAATGTAAATCATTTTGGCATTTGTTGTGTTAGCCTGCCCAATATTGgtcttatatttcatttttcatgtttataATCTCTCTGAATATAGTATGGCCTTGATGCCGTTATCTTACTCGAGTTGGCTTGGTTTGATTGTTAGGGTGGTGCAAAGAAGGTCATCATCTCAGCCCCAAGCAAGGATGCTCCCATGTTTGTTGTGGGTGTCAACGAGCATGAGTACAAGCCTGAGCTTAACATCATTTCCAATGCTAGCTGCACTACCAACTGCCTGGCTCCTCTTGCAAAGGTTCTTCTATCAAATTATCTCACACTTCATTTTACGCAATACTGTCCAATTTTGGCACTAGTTGCATTAGAAATCATTTTATTGTCTTAATTTATCTTGTATCGATTTTGCAGGTTATTAATGATAGATTTGGCATTGTTGAGGGTCTCATGACTACTGTTCACTCCATCACTGGTGGGTCTACTATTGTCAGTTTTCTCAGCTATTATTCAGGAATTTGCTTCAtctattaattttgatttcattttttatactcTCTGATTCAGCCACCCAGAAAACTGTTGATGGGCCATCTAGCAAGGACTGGAGAGGTGGAAGAGCTGCTTCCTTCAACATTATTCCTAGCAGCACAGGAGCTGCTAAGGTATGGACCTTTATCATTCTGTGTTAAGTTGTAGTTATGTGTACGGTTTTGGTTGATCTGTATCTGGGTCATAATATTTGAAGTACtaattccatttcttttttatgtgaAGGCTGTTGGAAAAGTGTTGCCTGTATTGAATGGGAAATTAACTGGAATGGCTTTCCGTGTTCCTACCGTAGATGTTTCAGTGGTTGACCTCACTGTGAGGCTGCAGAAGGGGGCAACCTATGATCAAATTAAAGCTGCTATCAAGTAAGGGTGGAGAATAATTTTGTGCTATATGCTTTATTATCTTTGTTTGTATGGTACGTGTTATTGCCATGTGAACCGTGGGGACACGTGGTGATTAATGTTAAGCTGCTTTACCTTCTGAGAATTGTGTGGTGAGGGGTTTCTCATCTTGTGTTTCTCTTGATTTTGGTGGTTCTCAGGGAGGAGTCTGAGGGGAAATTGAAAGGAATCTTGGGCTACACCGAGGATGACGTGGTTTCCACCGACTTTATTGGTGACAGCAGGTATGGATAAATGTACATATCTTTTTAATGGCCTGTCCCACAACTGGAATATGAAACTGGCCTGACATTTGTGGATATTTGTCTTTCAAATTTAGGAAAAGATATCTGATCTTATTGGGCCTTTTTCTATGATCTTATCTTCAGTGTTTATTTTCTTGTCCCATTAACAGAGGGAACACTTTATTCTCTTGTATCTCATCTGCTGCATTGTTCGGTGAAATTTACCAAATTATTGATTGTTTGTTTAACCGTTCAGGTCAAGTATTTTTGATGCAAAGGCTGGAATTGCCTTGAATGACAACTTTGTTAAGCTCGTGTCATGGTATGACAACGAGTGGGGTTACAGGTATTTACTCAAACTCAATTTCCTTCTTGGATAGATCACAGAACATTCGTGTCCACtgtgttaataaaaaaaaaaagtgtcccATATTGGTGTATTGTAGTTTCATTTCTTTTGAGGCAAaattagagggaaaaaaattggagaagcATGGTGAATGTGTTGCTTATGTTGCACTTTTTATGGTATTTGCAGCTCACGTGTGGTTGATCTGATTGTCCATGTTGCATCCAAGTGTCATTGACCTGATTGACCATGTTGCATCCAAGTGAAGACTGCAATGTTGTGAGTTTGtagtttgtatttttctctGAAGCAGCGCTATATGCGAGTGTATAAGGCATGGGAGGTAATGGCGGCAAGTGAgaataaaatggtttttttcAAGAACTACTTGGTGGTGTTCAACCAAGTCTTATCTCTATATGTGAATTAGGACCAGTGTAATGATGGGTTAGGTCTTCACCTTTTCTCTTTGAGGAAGTGGTGTTTGGATATTACATGCTTGAGTGTGTTTTGCATTGTTATAATATTCTGAGGATTTATTACTCGCTCCTTTCCCTAACCCGATTCCTAAGTGTCATTCATGAGTTTagcttcttctctcttttatttttttattctccctCACCTTTtaccaattaaaataatttaatttttaaattttcatcccACTTTTAACAAATAAGATAGTATGATGTTGAAATGATTCCTATGAGAGGTCATTTAGAAGCGTCTTAGAATATAAGCGAACTAGGTAATCTAGGAGGGAATCCAAAGAAGATAAAAAGTGGGAAATATTTGATGGGATAGTGATTATAAGCAAATTGTGCCGAGAACTTTGTAGAGTAGGTCCGTAACAcagtgaaaaaacaaaaagaaatttggtACAAGGACATGGTGAATGCACGGTATGGTTCATTAACTTCATGTCATTGTGCAGTCTTTGCTTGTCTTAGTTTGTACATCTAAATGAGGCTGAGCAAGGCCTCAATCAATCAGCCAAAACTTCAACTCGTTTGGATTATCTGCTTATGGAGCACGGGTCATGTTatttgaaaaatcatttttccTATTTGGAGTGAATAGAAATTCTGTCATGAAATGGTCATTCTCGGTTATAAAAATACTATTAGAGTTTCTGTGATATTTCTGAACATTATCACATTCTTCTTAATCCTTTTGTGGTCAGATAATGACGCTTGGCTTTAAGGTCTTTACAGCTGTTCTAAAAGAAGTGCAACTGTATAAGACCGTGCATTTTAGTCTAGATATGAAATTAAAGCTAATTTTTGATGTAAAGTGTGTGGTacagattaaattttattaatgtaatgCGTTTTACACTCGTGATGCAACGGGAAGCCTCTACAGATCATTTCAGCAACTTTTTGTGCTTTATGAAATATGTCAATAATCCGTGAGCACTTAAATTTATTAGTAAATTGATGtcgttttcttttctttcttttcccccAAATTTGCAGAGTTATTAAGCATTTTATTGAGAAGAACTACTTTTAGGAATTACAGTAATCGAACCGTAATCAAATGTAAATTAGCATTTATAAGGCACAGTTGGCAAATCAATACGAATGGTTGGAATAGAAATTAGAAAATGGTTTTAGTATCAcgtcaattatttatttattttttataaatttatggaAAGTATAATGTCaatttgaatgagaaatatGACCTGACTGACTTAGTTCGCTTACCTTACAAAaccctttttaatgaaagggAAGGCATGAGGCATGT is a genomic window containing:
- the LOC142632177 gene encoding glyceraldehyde-3-phosphate dehydrogenase, cytosolic-like is translated as MGKVKIGINGFGRIGRLVARVALQRDDVELVAVNDPFITTDYMTYMFKYDTVHGQWKHHDIKVKDSKTLLFGEKAVTVFGVRNPEEIPWGECGADIVVESTGVFTDKEKAAAHLKGGAKKVIISAPSKDAPMFVVGVNEHEYKPELNIISNASCTTNCLAPLAKVINDRFGIVEGLMTTVHSITATQKTVDGPSSKDWRGGRAASFNIIPSSTGAAKAVGKVLPVLNGKLTGMAFRVPTVDVSVVDLTVRLQKGATYDQIKAAIKEESEGKLKGILGYTEDDVVSTDFIGDSRSSIFDAKAGIALNDNFVKLVSWYDNEWGYSSRVVDLIVHVASKCH